One Halioglobus japonicus DNA segment encodes these proteins:
- a CDS encoding alpha/beta hydrolase family protein, whose amino-acid sequence MYDIASTVSRVANETYTHSRRIMPEQPWWDNLESSFHKFPDDFELDLRTELTVDATAFGDLLLRTVGASMLSGLAVPRSFQPMQLKRDAGQRPYYQRKADQADPDAFFKRPNSSRVSMERSSAGLWRFRSRDGRCELLSFESPFRAVNPKMRDRYARQKRNARAQAQYWRHDDGPRPTIAVIHGFMADPYWLNRMFFALPWFYNQGYDILLYTLPHHGARAERLSPFSGHGFFSHGTAHISESFAHAVHDFRIFMDWLESEGVSKIGVTGISLGGYTSALLASVEDRLEFAIPNVPVVSLADLVMEWFPVNLPIKAALKATGTSISEIRHELAVHSALTYRPKLPRERLMVIAGAGDRLAPPKHARLLWDHWDRLRIHWFPGNHLVHLDKGKYLKQMAGFMSEIGFDQM is encoded by the coding sequence ATGTACGACATCGCCAGTACCGTTTCCCGGGTGGCCAACGAGACCTATACCCACAGTCGACGGATTATGCCCGAGCAGCCCTGGTGGGATAATCTCGAGAGTAGTTTTCACAAGTTTCCCGACGACTTCGAACTGGATTTGCGCACCGAGTTAACTGTGGACGCCACCGCCTTTGGTGACCTGTTGCTGCGTACTGTCGGTGCCAGTATGTTGAGCGGCCTGGCGGTGCCCCGCAGTTTTCAGCCCATGCAGTTAAAGCGTGATGCCGGCCAGCGCCCTTACTATCAGCGCAAGGCCGATCAGGCTGACCCCGACGCTTTCTTCAAGCGACCCAACTCCTCGCGCGTCAGCATGGAGCGATCCAGTGCCGGCTTGTGGCGCTTCCGATCCCGTGACGGCCGCTGTGAACTGCTCAGTTTTGAGAGCCCCTTTCGCGCTGTTAATCCGAAAATGCGCGACCGCTATGCCCGCCAGAAGCGCAATGCGCGAGCACAGGCCCAGTACTGGCGCCACGATGATGGCCCGCGCCCGACGATTGCGGTTATTCACGGATTCATGGCTGACCCCTACTGGCTCAACCGGATGTTTTTTGCCCTGCCGTGGTTTTACAACCAGGGATACGACATTCTCCTGTATACCCTGCCACACCATGGCGCTCGGGCCGAGCGCCTATCACCGTTCAGCGGTCACGGGTTTTTCTCTCATGGCACGGCGCATATCAGCGAATCGTTTGCACATGCGGTGCATGACTTCCGGATTTTTATGGACTGGCTCGAGTCTGAGGGCGTGAGCAAGATTGGGGTGACAGGGATTAGCCTGGGCGGCTATACCTCGGCGCTACTCGCCTCGGTAGAGGATCGGCTGGAGTTTGCGATTCCCAATGTGCCGGTGGTCAGTCTCGCCGATCTGGTCATGGAATGGTTCCCCGTCAATTTGCCCATTAAGGCGGCGCTCAAAGCCACCGGCACCAGCATTAGCGAAATCCGCCATGAGCTGGCGGTACATTCGGCGCTGACCTATCGACCGAAATTACCGCGCGAGCGGCTCATGGTCATTGCCGGTGCCGGCGACCGGCTGGCCCCACCCAAGCATGCGCGCCTATTGTGGGATCACTGGGACCGGCTGCGTATTCACTGGTTTCCTGGCAATCACCTGGTGCATCTGGATAAGGGCAAGTACCTCAAGCAGATGGCCGGCTTCATGAGTGAAATCGGCTTCGATCAGATGTAG
- a CDS encoding ABC transporter permease, which yields MLSRLSSRSFIEGLVLPAVGIVIFLLVWQFSANRIDTSLGQFPGPVQVWEQIQNLGTEHARERDKEAAFYQRQDERNAKKLAKDPDATIKIRQYTGKPTFIDQIVTSLVTVAAGFIIANMIAIPLGIVCGLSASMYKAMNPIIQIFKPVSPLAWLPLVTMVVSATYVAEDPMLEKSFLNSAITVALCCLWPTLINTTVGVASIDKDLVNVSRVMALSPMVHVRKIVVPAAIPMIFTGLRLSLATGWMVLIAAEMLAQNPGLGKFVWDEFQNGSSNSLGRIMVAVLAIGLIGFLLDRLMLTLQKKVSWDKNAVLR from the coding sequence ATGTTGTCGCGGCTCAGTTCCCGGTCTTTTATCGAAGGCCTGGTACTACCCGCGGTCGGTATCGTGATTTTCCTGCTGGTCTGGCAATTCTCGGCCAATCGTATCGACACCTCCCTGGGCCAATTTCCCGGTCCGGTGCAGGTATGGGAACAAATTCAGAACCTTGGTACGGAGCACGCTCGCGAGCGCGACAAGGAAGCCGCTTTCTACCAGCGCCAGGATGAGCGCAACGCCAAGAAACTGGCCAAGGATCCGGACGCTACCATCAAGATTCGCCAGTACACTGGCAAGCCAACTTTCATCGACCAGATTGTTACCAGCCTGGTGACCGTAGCCGCCGGTTTTATTATCGCCAATATGATCGCGATTCCCCTGGGCATCGTGTGCGGGCTATCCGCCAGCATGTACAAGGCCATGAATCCCATCATCCAGATTTTCAAACCCGTATCGCCACTGGCGTGGCTGCCACTGGTCACCATGGTGGTGTCGGCCACCTACGTCGCCGAAGACCCTATGCTGGAAAAATCGTTTCTCAACTCCGCAATCACCGTCGCCTTGTGTTGTCTGTGGCCAACGCTGATCAACACCACTGTGGGCGTTGCCAGTATCGATAAGGACCTGGTCAACGTGAGCCGCGTCATGGCTTTGTCGCCCATGGTGCATGTGCGCAAGATCGTTGTACCTGCCGCTATTCCGATGATTTTCACCGGCCTGCGCCTGTCACTGGCCACCGGCTGGATGGTGCTGATCGCCGCCGAGATGCTGGCCCAGAACCCCGGCCTTGGAAAGTTCGTTTGGGACGAATTCCAGAACGGCAGCTCCAATTCACTCGGCCGCATTATGGTCGCCGTGCTGGCGATCGGCCTGATCGGATTTCTCCTCGACCGTCTGATGCTGACCCTGCAGAAAAAGGTGAGCTGGGACAAAAACGCAGTATTGCGCTAA
- a CDS encoding TonB-dependent receptor has product MTRTNAPRMAIAAAVAAVIGTSAPAMAQLEEVVVTAQKREQGILDVPLSIATLSGERFTSMFEGGADIRALSARVPGLYAESSNGRVAPRFYIRGLGNIDFDLAASQPVSIIMDEVVKENVVLKSFPLFDIERVEVLRGPQGSLFGRNTTAGIVKFDSYKPTQEFEGRVKVDAGSLGTINVEGAVGGGLTDNLAGRVAVLVQNRDDYIDNDYTGESDALGGFEENAAKAFLQWDATDSLTFLLGAHYRDLDGTSAIFRANVFDPGSNSLNENYDRETVYFDEGDNNPQEYESTGYNLKIDWDIGGMTLTSITAYDEADGYSLGDIDGGFGAVFLPEMGPGFIPFPSQTADSADTDQLTQEFRLASEYGDRFNWQVGAFYFDSELEVETNPFFIPATTVKHENTTWAVFGQGDYAFTDAWTLTAGLRWTDDEKDFTAPGYSENVSDDQISGDLALSYAADERSLFWAKVGTGFRAPTIQGRDVAFGGAPSVADSETITSFEFGYKSQFFDDTMRFNAALFYYEVEDIQFTAVGGTSNNIQLINADTGTGMGLEMDVEWLLTDNFVMTFGVGYADTEIEDSGLRVGACGSGRCTVTNPVDENGFVFIDGNPFPNAPETTFNVTASYSYPISDASELFVFTDWSYQGDTNIFLYDAKEFQTNGQYEGGFRAGWRRVDRGLEVAVFGRNITDEENVMGAIDFNNLTGFTNEPQVFGVSVSSEF; this is encoded by the coding sequence ATGACTCGCACCAATGCCCCCAGAATGGCTATTGCGGCTGCCGTTGCCGCTGTGATCGGCACCAGCGCGCCCGCCATGGCGCAACTTGAAGAAGTGGTGGTTACCGCGCAGAAGCGCGAGCAGGGTATTCTCGATGTACCGCTCTCGATTGCCACTTTATCCGGGGAGCGCTTTACCTCCATGTTTGAAGGTGGTGCAGACATTCGTGCCCTGTCCGCTCGAGTGCCGGGCCTGTACGCCGAATCGTCCAACGGCCGTGTTGCCCCGCGCTTCTACATTCGCGGACTGGGCAACATCGATTTCGATCTCGCGGCCTCCCAGCCAGTGTCCATCATCATGGATGAAGTGGTTAAAGAGAACGTGGTTCTGAAAAGCTTTCCGCTGTTTGATATCGAGCGCGTTGAAGTGCTGCGCGGTCCCCAGGGCTCGCTGTTCGGTCGCAACACGACCGCCGGTATCGTCAAATTTGATTCCTATAAGCCCACTCAGGAGTTTGAAGGCCGGGTGAAGGTCGACGCGGGTTCGCTGGGTACCATTAATGTGGAAGGTGCCGTCGGCGGCGGCCTGACGGACAACCTGGCTGGCCGGGTGGCGGTGCTGGTACAGAACCGCGATGACTACATCGACAACGACTACACGGGTGAAAGCGATGCCCTGGGTGGCTTCGAAGAAAACGCCGCCAAGGCTTTCCTGCAGTGGGATGCCACTGATTCACTCACTTTCCTGTTGGGCGCGCACTACCGCGACCTCGATGGCACCTCGGCCATTTTCCGGGCCAACGTGTTTGACCCGGGCAGCAATAGTCTCAACGAGAACTACGATCGCGAAACCGTCTACTTCGATGAGGGTGACAACAACCCCCAGGAATATGAGAGCACCGGTTACAACCTGAAGATCGACTGGGATATCGGCGGCATGACGCTGACCTCTATCACTGCCTATGACGAGGCTGATGGCTATTCACTGGGCGATATCGACGGTGGCTTTGGTGCAGTATTCCTGCCGGAGATGGGGCCGGGCTTTATTCCGTTCCCCTCCCAGACCGCGGACTCTGCGGATACGGATCAGCTGACCCAGGAATTCCGTCTTGCCAGTGAGTATGGCGATCGCTTCAACTGGCAGGTGGGTGCCTTCTACTTCGACTCGGAACTCGAAGTGGAAACCAACCCGTTCTTTATCCCCGCGACCACTGTTAAGCACGAGAACACGACCTGGGCGGTATTCGGCCAGGGTGACTATGCCTTTACCGATGCCTGGACCCTGACCGCGGGCCTGCGCTGGACGGACGACGAGAAAGATTTCACCGCGCCGGGTTATTCCGAGAATGTATCTGACGACCAGATCAGCGGAGATCTCGCGCTGTCATACGCGGCAGACGAGCGCTCGCTGTTCTGGGCCAAGGTCGGCACCGGTTTCCGTGCCCCCACGATTCAGGGCCGCGATGTGGCCTTTGGTGGCGCTCCTTCGGTCGCCGATTCCGAGACCATCACCTCCTTTGAGTTCGGTTACAAGTCTCAGTTCTTCGACGACACCATGCGCTTCAACGCGGCGTTGTTCTACTACGAAGTAGAAGATATTCAGTTCACCGCTGTGGGCGGTACCAGCAACAACATCCAGCTGATTAATGCCGACACAGGTACCGGTATGGGCCTGGAAATGGATGTGGAGTGGTTGCTGACCGACAACTTCGTGATGACCTTCGGTGTGGGCTATGCAGACACTGAAATCGAGGACAGCGGGCTGCGTGTCGGCGCCTGTGGCAGCGGCCGCTGCACCGTGACCAACCCTGTGGATGAGAACGGCTTTGTGTTCATTGATGGCAACCCGTTCCCCAATGCACCGGAAACCACGTTTAACGTGACCGCGAGCTACAGCTACCCCATCAGCGACGCTTCCGAGCTGTTTGTGTTTACCGACTGGTCCTACCAGGGCGACACCAATATCTTCCTGTACGACGCCAAGGAATTCCAGACCAATGGCCAGTATGAAGGCGGCTTCCGGGCGGGTTGGCGCCGTGTCGATCGCGGCCTGGAAGTGGCCGTATTCGGTCGCAATATCACCGATGAAGAGAATGTCATGGGTGCCATCGACTTCAACAACCTGACCGGTTTCACCAACGAACCCCAGGTATTCGGTGTATCGGTCTCCTCTGAGTTCTAA
- a CDS encoding DMT family transporter: protein MDRSRLIILGVIAVLTMSAVPVLVKSTDANAVTIGIVRLGIAVLAFVPLVLIRGEVFRFTRRQWLQLTIIGCTFGLHWLTYFLSIKLATAAIATLTVLTYSVQYLILAYVFNRESVSPVEWLAIAICFSGCILVSPELSFQNQVTLGIAVGLLSALLYAAMPLLHQRAEGIGTLERTFGQFFFALIIFLPLLGQANWDLQPTDIHQLLALGLLCTVLSHGLWVKSSTELPAIYSSMIYFLYLPGAVIGSAVFLDEELTPRKLLGCAIVLGASAALSLYRYRRSKTAS from the coding sequence ATGGATCGCTCCAGGCTGATTATTCTTGGCGTTATTGCCGTGCTGACCATGTCGGCCGTGCCGGTGCTGGTAAAGTCCACCGACGCGAATGCCGTGACCATTGGAATTGTGCGCCTGGGCATCGCAGTACTCGCGTTCGTCCCACTGGTACTGATCCGCGGCGAGGTGTTCCGATTTACCCGTCGCCAGTGGCTGCAGCTGACCATCATCGGTTGTACGTTCGGGCTGCACTGGCTGACCTATTTTCTCAGCATCAAGCTCGCCACTGCCGCCATCGCCACACTGACCGTGCTCACCTATAGCGTGCAGTATTTAATTCTGGCGTACGTATTCAACCGGGAGTCGGTCAGTCCCGTCGAATGGCTGGCCATCGCGATCTGCTTCAGCGGTTGCATTCTCGTGTCTCCCGAACTGTCATTCCAGAATCAGGTTACCCTGGGCATTGCCGTGGGACTGTTATCGGCGCTGCTGTATGCTGCCATGCCGCTGCTGCACCAACGCGCTGAGGGGATCGGCACCCTGGAGCGTACTTTCGGCCAGTTTTTCTTCGCGCTGATTATCTTCCTGCCACTGCTGGGCCAAGCCAACTGGGATTTGCAGCCCACCGATATCCACCAGTTACTCGCGTTGGGACTGCTCTGCACGGTGCTCTCTCACGGCCTGTGGGTGAAGAGCAGCACCGAGCTGCCCGCCATTTACTCCAGCATGATTTACTTTCTCTATCTGCCCGGCGCGGTTATCGGCAGTGCGGTGTTTCTGGATGAGGAACTCACGCCGCGCAAGTTGCTGGGCTGCGCTATTGTATTGGGCGCCAGTGCGGCCCTGTCGCTGTATCGCTACCGACGCAGCAAAACGGCGTCTTGA
- a CDS encoding CmpA/NrtA family ABC transporter substrate-binding protein encodes MLSAALPFSASAELGEPEKDELKFGFIKLTDMAPLAVAYENGYFEDEGLYVTLEAQANWKVLLDGVIDGQLDGAHMLAGQPLAATIGFGTKAHIVTPFSMDLNGNGITVSNAVWKEMKKNIPHENGKPVHPIKADYLKPVVESYIDEGKPFNMGMVFPVSTHNYELRYWLAAGGIHPGYYAPHKGDISGQIDAEALLSVTPPPQMPATLEAGTIYGYCVGEPWNQQAVFKGIGVPVITDYEIWKNNPEKVFGLNKEFTEKYPNTSVRIVKALLRAAKWLDENDNANRPEAVEILSRSEYVGADYDVIANSMTGTFEYEKGDKREIPDFNVFFRYNATYPYYSDAIWYLTQMRRWGQISEPKSDDWYFDVAKSVYRPDIYQAAAEALIEEGEMDAAEFPAFATETGFKPAQTDFIDGKVYDGSKPNAYLEQFPIGLKGTDVIQ; translated from the coding sequence CACTGACATGGCACCGCTGGCGGTCGCCTACGAAAATGGTTACTTCGAAGACGAAGGCCTGTATGTCACCCTCGAGGCGCAGGCCAACTGGAAAGTGCTGCTGGACGGCGTCATCGACGGCCAGCTCGACGGCGCCCACATGCTGGCCGGCCAGCCCCTGGCGGCGACCATTGGCTTCGGCACCAAGGCACACATCGTGACGCCTTTTTCCATGGACCTGAACGGCAATGGCATTACCGTCTCCAACGCGGTGTGGAAGGAGATGAAAAAGAATATTCCGCACGAAAACGGTAAACCCGTACACCCGATCAAAGCCGACTACCTGAAACCGGTTGTCGAAAGCTATATCGACGAGGGCAAGCCCTTTAATATGGGCATGGTATTCCCGGTCTCCACGCATAACTACGAGCTACGCTACTGGCTGGCCGCTGGCGGCATCCACCCCGGCTATTATGCACCCCACAAGGGCGACATCTCCGGCCAGATCGACGCCGAGGCGCTGCTGTCAGTCACACCCCCACCGCAAATGCCCGCCACTCTGGAAGCAGGCACAATCTACGGCTATTGCGTGGGTGAGCCCTGGAACCAGCAGGCGGTGTTCAAAGGTATTGGCGTACCGGTCATCACCGACTACGAGATCTGGAAGAACAACCCCGAGAAAGTATTCGGCCTGAACAAGGAATTCACCGAGAAGTATCCCAACACCTCCGTGCGTATCGTCAAAGCACTGTTGCGCGCCGCCAAGTGGCTGGACGAAAACGACAACGCCAATCGGCCTGAAGCAGTGGAGATTCTGTCCCGCTCCGAGTACGTGGGCGCAGACTACGACGTGATCGCCAACTCCATGACCGGCACCTTTGAGTACGAGAAGGGCGACAAGCGCGAAATCCCCGATTTCAACGTGTTTTTCCGCTACAACGCGACCTACCCCTATTACTCCGACGCCATCTGGTACCTCACCCAGATGCGCCGCTGGGGTCAGATATCCGAGCCCAAGTCTGACGACTGGTACTTTGATGTCGCCAAAAGCGTCTACCGTCCGGACATCTACCAGGCCGCCGCCGAGGCGCTTATCGAGGAAGGCGAAATGGACGCTGCAGAGTTTCCTGCCTTCGCCACCGAGACTGGCTTCAAACCGGCCCAGACTGATTTTATCGACGGCAAAGTCTACGACGGCTCCAAGCCCAATGCTTATCTGGAGCAGTTCCCGATCGGCCTGAAAGGCACCGACGTCATCCAGTAA
- a CDS encoding amidohydrolase family protein encodes MRAFLSRLIVLALCLGAPAALSARQPDLIVYGDYVLTMTPEQDLIEDGAVVINGDRIIAVGKRGDIDSQFVASRTLSGAGKVLMPGLINGHTHTAMTLFRGMVDDLDLMTWLNHYVFPMEGRFVTPAFVRTGTQLACWEMIRGGTTTFVDMYFYPDEIARVVDECGVRAIVAAPHIDYPSPGFSGWDDSFAAAKDFVARWSGKHPRVTPAFAPHAPYTVSAAHLKATVEAAADSDALISMHLAEAPAETAYIAEHFKTTPVQHVAGLGMFHRKLIAAHMVQLNKQDIAITAKAGVGAIHNPTSNMKLGAGISPVPAMLSAGVNVGLGTDGAASNNDLDMWEEVRMAALLHKASSGDPTALPATTALAMATRTGAAAIRMGDHIGQLKSGYQADMIQVDYTGLERQPLYDIRSHLVYTLDASDVVTTLVAGKVLMQDRQVLTLDEAILRKDVNRAANDIRAALSAQGAPQ; translated from the coding sequence GTGCGCGCATTTTTGTCCAGATTAATTGTCCTTGCGCTCTGTCTTGGCGCACCTGCTGCCCTCAGCGCCCGGCAGCCCGACCTCATTGTCTACGGCGACTATGTGCTGACTATGACGCCGGAGCAAGACCTGATAGAGGACGGTGCCGTGGTCATTAATGGTGACCGGATCATCGCCGTCGGGAAGCGCGGTGATATCGACAGCCAGTTTGTCGCGTCCCGGACTTTAAGCGGCGCAGGCAAGGTCCTGATGCCAGGTCTGATCAATGGCCACACCCATACCGCCATGACCCTGTTTCGGGGCATGGTCGACGACCTCGATCTCATGACCTGGCTGAACCACTATGTGTTTCCCATGGAAGGTCGATTTGTCACCCCGGCGTTTGTACGCACTGGCACCCAGCTGGCCTGCTGGGAAATGATTCGTGGCGGCACTACTACCTTCGTCGATATGTACTTTTACCCGGACGAAATCGCCCGGGTAGTCGATGAGTGCGGGGTGCGAGCGATTGTGGCAGCGCCGCATATTGACTATCCCAGCCCGGGCTTCAGTGGCTGGGATGACTCCTTTGCCGCAGCCAAGGACTTTGTCGCGCGCTGGTCCGGCAAACACCCCCGGGTAACACCGGCGTTTGCACCACACGCCCCCTACACCGTCTCAGCGGCGCACCTCAAGGCCACTGTTGAGGCGGCAGCAGACAGCGATGCGCTGATTTCCATGCACCTGGCTGAGGCGCCGGCGGAAACGGCCTATATTGCAGAACATTTCAAGACTACGCCGGTACAACATGTCGCGGGACTTGGCATGTTCCACCGCAAATTGATCGCCGCACACATGGTGCAGCTGAATAAGCAGGACATCGCCATCACCGCCAAGGCAGGGGTGGGCGCGATTCACAACCCCACCAGCAATATGAAACTGGGCGCGGGCATATCGCCGGTACCCGCGATGCTCAGCGCAGGTGTCAATGTGGGCCTGGGCACGGACGGTGCAGCCTCTAATAACGATCTCGACATGTGGGAAGAAGTGCGCATGGCTGCCCTGTTACACAAGGCCAGCAGCGGCGACCCCACCGCCCTGCCAGCCACCACGGCGCTCGCCATGGCGACACGCACCGGGGCCGCGGCAATCCGCATGGGCGACCACATTGGCCAGCTCAAGTCAGGCTATCAGGCAGACATGATTCAGGTCGACTACACCGGACTGGAGCGCCAGCCACTGTACGACATTCGCTCCCATCTGGTGTACACCCTGGACGCCAGCGACGTGGTCACCACCCTTGTTGCCGGCAAGGTGCTGATGCAGGATCGCCAGGTGCTCACGCTGGACGAAGCGATTCTACGCAAGGACGTCAACCGGGCTGCGAATGATATTCGCGCAGCATTATCGGCACAGGGCGCCCCGCAATGA
- a CDS encoding SRPBCC family protein encodes MSEHVVRTGDRRRANCNWKLVVDAFSEGCHLKSLHKDSVEPFFLEHGTVFAKLGRHSRSVGARKAILEARALPQSQWNLRAWTTPFYTLFPNNMLVFHPDWVSRITVYSDGTDHCEVQHDMLIPGDADPEAGYWDTSFRLINEQVFAAEDIAACESIQRMARSGADSEWPIGGLETPVLWFHQHIREALQEAG; translated from the coding sequence ATGTCCGAACATGTGGTACGAACCGGTGACCGTCGCCGGGCCAACTGCAATTGGAAGCTGGTCGTGGATGCGTTTAGCGAGGGCTGCCACCTGAAGAGCCTGCACAAGGATTCTGTGGAACCTTTTTTTCTCGAACACGGCACCGTGTTCGCCAAACTCGGGCGCCATTCGCGCTCAGTGGGTGCGCGCAAGGCCATCCTCGAAGCCCGCGCACTGCCGCAATCACAGTGGAATCTGCGCGCCTGGACTACGCCGTTTTACACTCTGTTCCCCAATAACATGCTGGTGTTTCACCCCGACTGGGTATCGAGGATTACGGTTTATTCCGACGGTACCGACCACTGTGAGGTCCAACACGATATGTTGATCCCCGGCGATGCCGACCCGGAGGCAGGATACTGGGACACGAGCTTCAGGCTTATCAATGAGCAGGTGTTCGCCGCAGAAGATATTGCGGCCTGCGAGAGTATTCAGCGCATGGCGCGTTCTGGCGCGGACAGCGAGTGGCCGATTGGTGGCCTTGAGACACCGGTGTTGTGGTTTCACCAACACATCCGCGAGGCGCTGCAAGAGGCTGGTTAA
- a CDS encoding cupin domain-containing protein: protein MRLIALCCAAFTTSALAQEMPNVNYPDRDTVIAQLGLQGHVEGGYFKRTFQADHRPRIDAGIGPRFTMTSIYYLLTAESPVGHWHLNRSDIVHYYHLGAPLHYYMIHPDGRLETAVLGPDLAAGQQLQLTVRGGVWKASHLPGGDYGLISEAVAPGFEYEDMTLGERAALLEVFPQHAELIQAYTR from the coding sequence ATGAGGCTGATTGCGCTATGCTGCGCCGCCTTCACCACCAGTGCATTGGCCCAGGAGATGCCCAACGTGAATTACCCCGATCGCGATACTGTTATTGCCCAGCTTGGCCTGCAGGGCCACGTCGAGGGTGGTTACTTCAAGCGGACGTTTCAGGCCGATCACCGCCCCAGGATAGATGCCGGCATCGGCCCGCGCTTCACGATGACCTCGATTTATTATTTGCTCACGGCCGAATCCCCGGTAGGGCATTGGCATCTCAATCGCTCCGACATTGTGCACTACTACCATCTCGGGGCGCCGTTGCACTACTACATGATTCATCCCGACGGTCGCCTCGAAACCGCAGTACTCGGACCGGATCTCGCAGCAGGCCAGCAACTACAGCTCACTGTCCGCGGTGGCGTGTGGAAGGCATCGCACTTGCCCGGGGGCGATTACGGCCTGATCAGCGAAGCGGTGGCACCCGGCTTCGAGTACGAAGACATGACGCTGGGTGAGCGCGCAGCGCTGCTCGAGGTGTTCCCGCAGCACGCCGAACTTATCCAGGCCTACACTCGCTAG
- a CDS encoding ABC transporter ATP-binding protein: protein MKYLDITGVGIEFDTNGTKFRALQNVDLKMDKGEFVSLIGHSGCGKSTVLNIVAGLYNATEGGVVLEGKEVVEPGPDRAVVFQNHSLMPWLTVYENVELAVNQVFRKTKSKAERKEWIEHNLKLVNMDHALHKLPGEISGGMKQRVGIARCLAMQPKVLLMDEPFGALDALTRAHLQDSLMAIQAELGNTVIMITHDVDEAVLLSDRIVMMTNGPAATIGEILDVNLPRPRDRLALAEDPEFVHLRQQVLEFLYAKHTNPAAQAEEKAATTVASDPIVLERSTDQPPSEAKTAAA from the coding sequence ATGAAGTATCTCGACATTACCGGCGTTGGCATCGAGTTCGATACCAACGGCACCAAGTTCCGCGCGCTGCAGAACGTTGATTTAAAAATGGACAAGGGTGAGTTTGTCTCTCTCATCGGACACTCAGGCTGCGGCAAATCTACCGTGCTCAATATTGTCGCCGGACTGTACAACGCCACCGAGGGCGGCGTTGTCCTCGAAGGCAAGGAAGTCGTCGAGCCCGGCCCCGACCGCGCCGTCGTTTTCCAGAACCACTCGCTTATGCCGTGGCTGACGGTATATGAGAACGTCGAACTGGCAGTCAACCAGGTCTTTCGTAAAACGAAATCCAAGGCCGAGCGCAAGGAATGGATCGAGCACAACCTGAAACTGGTGAACATGGATCACGCCCTGCACAAACTCCCGGGCGAAATTTCCGGCGGCATGAAGCAGCGCGTCGGCATTGCCCGCTGCCTGGCAATGCAACCCAAAGTACTGCTGATGGACGAGCCTTTCGGCGCCCTGGATGCACTGACCCGGGCCCACTTACAGGATTCGCTAATGGCCATCCAGGCTGAGCTGGGCAATACCGTTATCATGATTACCCACGATGTCGATGAAGCGGTGCTGCTGTCTGATCGAATCGTCATGATGACCAATGGCCCGGCGGCCACCATCGGTGAAATTCTCGACGTTAACCTGCCCCGGCCACGGGATCGACTGGCACTTGCAGAGGATCCGGAGTTCGTCCACTTACGCCAGCAGGTGCTTGAGTTCCTCTACGCCAAGCACACCAATCCTGCCGCGCAAGCCGAGGAAAAAGCGGCAACTACCGTCGCCAGCGACCCCATAGTGCTCGAGCGCAGCACCGACCAGCCGCCCAGCGAGGCCAAGACCGCCGCGGCCTGA
- a CDS encoding thioesterase family protein, translating to MSFAQATAVTPDNGAFNAEIHPGWDIGGNANGGYLIALAARAMSAASRPHPVSVTAHYLSPGRPGPVNISTQVVKTGRTFTTLRGTVMGPEKPILELLGCFGEVENVDGTVLVDAEPPAMPPPDECFKLEPSERGFPPPLMGKLDMRMHPEDAAAFEGRPTGQPQTRGWIRFPDDEPVDAFALMLFADAFPPTIFNTELPIGWVPTVEMTTQIRGIPEPGWLRCRFSTRFITGGVLEEDGEIWDESGRLVALSRQLALTPRG from the coding sequence ATGAGTTTTGCCCAGGCCACAGCAGTGACGCCCGACAACGGCGCGTTTAATGCAGAAATCCATCCCGGCTGGGATATCGGCGGCAATGCCAACGGCGGCTACCTGATAGCGCTCGCCGCCCGGGCCATGTCGGCCGCCAGCAGACCCCACCCGGTTTCCGTCACCGCCCACTACCTGTCTCCTGGGCGGCCGGGGCCGGTCAATATCAGCACCCAGGTCGTCAAGACCGGCCGCACGTTTACCACCCTGCGCGGCACTGTGATGGGCCCGGAAAAACCCATTCTGGAATTGTTGGGCTGCTTTGGCGAAGTCGAGAACGTCGACGGCACGGTTCTGGTCGACGCAGAGCCACCCGCCATGCCGCCGCCGGACGAATGCTTCAAACTTGAACCCAGCGAGAGGGGCTTTCCGCCGCCGCTGATGGGCAAACTCGATATGCGCATGCATCCAGAAGATGCCGCGGCCTTTGAAGGCCGCCCCACAGGCCAGCCGCAAACCCGCGGCTGGATCCGCTTTCCGGATGACGAACCCGTCGATGCCTTTGCGCTTATGCTGTTTGCCGACGCATTCCCACCGACGATATTCAATACCGAATTGCCGATTGGCTGGGTACCCACCGTCGAAATGACAACGCAAATACGCGGCATACCGGAACCCGGTTGGCTGCGCTGTCGGTTTTCCACGCGTTTCATCACCGGAGGCGTGCTGGAGGAAGACGGCGAAATCTGGGACGAGAGCGGCCGCCTCGTCGCGCTTTCGCGCCAGCTGGCACTCACGCCCCGCGGCTAG